The nucleotide sequence ACAAAATCCATACCCAGCTTTGCACAGGTTACCATCAGGGAATTGCCCATATTGTAGCGGGCGTCTCCCATATATACAAATCTGATTCCTTTCAGCCGCCCGAATTTTTCCTGCACTGTAAGCATGTCCGCTATCATCTGTGTGGGATGAAATTCATTGGTCAGTCCGTTCCATACCGGAACTCCTGCGTATCTGGCCAGTTCTTCCACAATTTCCTGTCCGAAACCGCGGTATTCTATTCCGTCGTACATCCTGCCCAGTACCCTGGCGGTGTCTTTAATGCTTTCTTTTTTACCAATCTGGGAACCTGAAGGATCCAGATACGTCACACGCATACCCAGGTCATGGGCTGCCACCTCAAAGGAACAGCGTGTCCTGGTGCTTGTCTTTTCAAATATCAGAGCAATGTTTTTTCCCTTTAATTCATCATGGGCGACACCCTGCTTTTTCTTCTCCTTTAACGTTCCCGCCAAATCAATGAGATATGTAATTTCCTCCGGGGTAAAATCTTTTAACTTTAAAAAATTTCTTCCTTTTAAATCCATGTTTCCACTCCTTATATCAATCTGGAGCATGTGGAAAATACATAAGTTCCCTTCGCCCTCAGGACTCCGGGTCAGGTATTTTCAAACATGCTCCAATTATTATATTTAATTTTCTT is from Lachnospiraceae bacterium JLR.KK002 and encodes:
- the argF gene encoding ornithine carbamoyltransferase → MDLKGRNFLKLKDFTPEEITYLIDLAGTLKEKKKQGVAHDELKGKNIALIFEKTSTRTRCSFEVAAHDLGMRVTYLDPSGSQIGKKESIKDTARVLGRMYDGIEYRGFGQEIVEELARYAGVPVWNGLTNEFHPTQMIADMLTVQEKFGRLKGIRFVYMGDARYNMGNSLMVTCAKLGMDFVACTSRNYFPEQELVDYCRETAAATGGSVTLTEDVMEGTKDADVIYTDVWVSMGEPEEVWENRIKELLPYQVNQKVMENAGKNAVFMHCLPAFHDLETAIGKQIHEKFGLTEMEVTDQVFEGEQSVVFDEAENRMHSIKAIMYATLK